The proteins below come from a single Holdemania massiliensis genomic window:
- a CDS encoding ChbG/HpnK family deacetylase — protein MKLLVQGDDYGFTKGVTYGIVDAIDNGILTCTGMFANMEIAPWAAEFIKARPDFCFGIDFNLVAGPSCAAAEKIPHLVDENGRLIRSSVRIHDPRWQNEAGRAELFPYTEVYTEIKAQYDRFVELTGRKPGYLNGHSIVAETMLKAIRKIADEEDLPFAFDFMQFAFTTFSLPEEEDEKNNASVSKVFDAKAQLKKDPLGKFLRYKEEILNHEYVMAGGHPGYVDADLFALTSLSIERCKDLEFVTSPLMKAFVRENQVELIDYYDVAKAMKQGLIQ, from the coding sequence ATGAAACTTTTAGTTCAAGGTGATGATTACGGCTTCACCAAAGGCGTCACATACGGCATTGTTGATGCGATTGACAACGGAATCCTGACCTGTACAGGAATGTTTGCGAATATGGAAATCGCACCCTGGGCAGCAGAGTTTATTAAAGCCAGACCGGATTTTTGTTTTGGGATTGATTTCAACCTGGTCGCCGGACCTTCCTGCGCAGCAGCTGAGAAAATTCCGCATCTGGTTGATGAAAACGGCCGCTTGATTCGCTCGTCAGTGCGCATTCATGATCCACGCTGGCAAAATGAAGCAGGCCGGGCTGAACTGTTTCCTTATACGGAAGTCTATACCGAGATCAAAGCTCAGTATGACCGGTTTGTTGAACTGACAGGCCGCAAACCAGGCTATCTGAATGGTCATTCGATCGTTGCGGAAACCATGCTTAAAGCCATCCGGAAAATTGCCGATGAAGAAGATCTGCCGTTTGCCTTTGATTTCATGCAGTTCGCTTTTACAACGTTTTCACTGCCTGAGGAGGAAGACGAGAAAAACAACGCATCGGTATCGAAAGTTTTTGATGCTAAAGCCCAGCTGAAAAAAGACCCGCTGGGAAAATTTCTGAGATACAAAGAAGAAATCTTAAATCATGAATATGTCATGGCTGGCGGACATCCAGGCTATGTTGATGCGGATCTGTTCGCTTTAACATCCTTGTCGATTGAACGCTGCAAAGATTTGGAATTTGTCACTTCGCCGTTAATGAAGGCGTTTGTCCGCGAGAATCAGGTGGAGCTGATCGATTATTATGATGTAGCAAAGGCGATGAAACAGGGTTTAATCCAATAA
- a CDS encoding N-acetylglucosamine-6-phosphate deacetylase: MYIRSTRIILPQGCVSGILHWEAGKIVEILDDHQPVPIDLDVGDHRILPGIIDTHNHGTLGYGAMGFEGDVEKELRGYLKGLASQGVTGVLPTTDIHGFETAAKLADEVVDGAKVLGIHSEGPYLNRVGEKGIDTGHPDICLEDLKQMVKKAQGKLKLVALAPELPDARQAIEYLTSVNVRTAFAHSNMMFEEANEAFRWGITVSTHTANVMSGIHHRNMGGLGACLLNDSLFNEVICDGKHICNAMLELMFRMKRDPYNHFLLVSDCSNLSGAPVGKYRMMEGFPEVNITADGYCLSDTGRLCGSTMPVLKGIQNLVENVGIAMKYATQMASRNPAIVYGYPNKGVLEAGKDADLIVIDDQYRCLFTFVEGRCVYDRQREGDVFNQEFLLTHRIV, from the coding sequence ATGTATATTCGTTCAACAAGAATTATTTTGCCGCAAGGCTGCGTCAGCGGGATTCTGCATTGGGAAGCAGGAAAGATTGTTGAAATATTGGATGATCATCAGCCCGTTCCGATTGATCTCGACGTAGGGGATCATCGCATTCTGCCGGGGATTATTGATACGCACAATCATGGTACATTAGGTTATGGTGCGATGGGCTTTGAAGGCGATGTTGAGAAAGAACTTCGCGGTTATCTGAAGGGGCTGGCTTCACAGGGCGTGACTGGAGTTTTGCCGACGACGGATATTCATGGATTTGAAACAGCGGCGAAACTGGCGGATGAAGTCGTCGATGGGGCGAAAGTGCTGGGAATTCATTCAGAGGGTCCGTATCTGAACCGAGTCGGTGAGAAAGGCATAGATACCGGACATCCGGATATCTGTTTGGAAGACTTGAAGCAGATGGTCAAAAAAGCCCAAGGCAAATTAAAATTAGTAGCCTTGGCGCCGGAATTGCCTGATGCCCGGCAAGCCATTGAATATTTAACCAGCGTGAATGTGCGGACAGCCTTTGCCCACAGCAATATGATGTTTGAAGAGGCTAATGAAGCTTTCAGGTGGGGCATTACAGTATCAACGCATACCGCCAACGTCATGAGCGGAATCCATCATCGAAATATGGGCGGGCTTGGCGCCTGTCTGTTAAACGACAGTTTATTTAATGAAGTGATCTGCGATGGGAAACATATCTGCAATGCAATGCTGGAGCTGATGTTTCGGATGAAGCGGGATCCGTATAATCATTTTCTGCTGGTTTCGGATTGCTCCAATTTATCAGGCGCGCCCGTCGGCAAGTACAGAATGATGGAAGGCTTCCCGGAGGTCAACATTACAGCGGACGGTTATTGTTTATCGGATACCGGACGGCTGTGCGGTTCAACGATGCCGGTGCTGAAAGGCATTCAGAATCTTGTAGAAAACGTCGGTATTGCGATGAAATATGCAACTCAGATGGCGAGCCGGAATCCAGCAATTGTATATGGATATCCCAATAAAGGAGTTCTGGAAGCCGGGAAGGATGCGGATCTGATCGTCATTGATGATCAATATCGCTGTCTGTTTACGTTTGTTGAAGGCCGATGTGTTTACGATCGGCAGCGTGAAGGTGATGTTTTCAATCAGGAATTTTTATTAACTCATCGCATCGTCTAG